The region TGGAATTCACGGATGCGCGCATAGGCCAGCTCGAGCGCGCGCCGCGTGTCGAGCGGACACGCGCGTGCGGAACGCCGTATCGCCCGCGAATCGAGAACGAGATCCCGTGGCCTCGCGCCGGCCCGGTCGAACCTTCGCACGCTCCTCAGTACGCCGGCATCGCCGTCGCGTCGCACCGCGCGGATTATCGCGGCCGCCGCGGTCCGTTCGCGCGGCGAAAACGCGCCTCCGCGGCGCGCGCTGGCGATGTCCGCGCGTAGCGAGCTGAGGGCCTTCGTCTTCATCGCGCGGCCGCCCAGGAGGCGAGACGCTCGGCAAGAGGGGCTATCTCTCTCCGGCGCAGCTGGTATGCGGAAGGATTCGCGATGAGGCGCGCGGTGCTGGTCGCGATCTCCTCGACGACCGCCAGGTCGTTCGCCGCAAGGGTCGCGCCGGTCGCGACGAGGTCGACGATCCAGTCAGCGAGGCCGACCTGCGGTGCGAGCTCCGCAGATCCGGCGACCCTCACGATCTCGACTTGGATGCCGCGCCGACGGAAGTGCTCTTCGGCGACGCGCGGGTACTTCGTCGCGACCTCGAGACTCCCGAGGTGCCGGTAGTCGTCGAGCGAACGCTCGAGCGCGTCGCGCGGCGCCGCAACGACGAAGCGGCAGGCCCCGAAGCGGAGGTCGACAAGCTCGAGCACTCGCGCGGCCGATTCCATCAGCACGTCCTTGCCCACGATGCCGAGATCTGCGGCGCCACGTTCGACGTAGGTCGCGATGTCGCTGGGTCGCGCGAGCACGTACTCGACGTTTCCGCTCGGGACCAACAGACGTCGATCCTCGCCGAGCCGCGACACGTCGAGGCCGACCGCGCGCAGCGCTGTCAGCGCATCGGCCAGCAGCACGCCCTGAGCGAGCGCGAAGCGAAGTGGCGTCATGCCAGCTCCTGCGCGAGCTGGTCGGCCGTAACGACACGACCGTCCGGCAGGCGAACCCGGTCGCGATCGACGACGGTCGACTCGACGATCTCGAGACCTGCGCGCTCCGCCACCGCGCCGATCGCTACGACCAGCCCGCGTGCGCGGAGACTCGCGGCGAGCTGCGCGGTCTCGCGCGGACCCGCGGGCCTCAGTGCGACGAGAGTTCGCTCGCGGTCCGGTCGCCACCCCGACTCGAACAAGGCGAGGTGGAGTCGCGGCACGTTGATCGCGAACCCCGTCGCGCGGCGCGGGGTGCCGAAGGCGCCGAGCAGCAGGTCATAACGGCCACCGGTCGCGATGGGGAAGCCGCTCTTCGGATGCAGCGCCTCGAACACCACGCCGGTGTAGTAGGGGAGCTCGGGCACCAGGGACAGGTTCGGGATGCCCCACAGCGGTTCGCCCGCGAAGAGATCGCGCGCGAGGTGGATCACCTCGCGGAGCTCGTCGACGCCTTCGATGTCGACACTCTCGATGTCACTGCCTCGCGCCGCCAAGGCCTTCCTCGCGCTCGCGCGCGCGCCGTCGCGCATGCCCGCATCGGCAGCGCGACGGAACGCACCCACGTGGTCGCCCGCACGCAGCGCCTCCATGATTGACGCGCTGTCGTCGTCGCTCAGCTCGGCGAAGGCGCGGCGGACGACGCCGACGTGGCCGACCTCGATCGTCGCACCCTTCAGCCCGCAGCGCGCGAGCGATTCGGCGAGGAGCGCGAGCACCTCGGCGTCCGCGAGCGGTCCCGACGGTCCGACGAGCTCGACACCGGCCTGGTCGTGCTGGCGCTCGGCCCCGAGCATCGCCGGCTCCTCGCGGAACACCGGTGCGAAGTACGAAAGGCGCAGCGCGCCCGCGGCGTCGCGATACCGCTGCGCGACGAGTCTGGCCACCGCGGTAGTGATGTCCGGGCGGAGCGCGACGAGGCTGCCGTCGCGATCGAGGAACTGCATGGACCGACGGCGCTCGGCAGCCGAGTCGGCCGTGACGTGCTCCACCATCGGCGGCTCGATCGGAACGTAGCCGTGGCTCGTGAACGTCTCGGAGAGCGCGCGCTCGATCGCGCGCAGCTCCCGCGCCTCCGTCGGGAGGATGTCTCGGAAACCGCGCGGCGGCGCTAGGACGGGCTCGCGAAAGGGACTCCCCATCGGCGCAGGCTAGGCACTGGCGGGCGCTCTGTCACGACCGAGGTGCAGATGGGACTAGGGAGTGCGGTAGGGGCGCCGGATCGCCATCCAGCGCTGCGGCTCGGCCAGCGGCGTGAAGCCGAACTTCGCGTACAGACCGTGTGCATCACGGGTGGCGAGCAGGAAGTTGCGGAAACTCGCGAGGTCCGGATGCGCCATGACCGCCTCCATCAAGCGACGAGAGACGCCGCGACCGCGGTGCTCGGGAAGCACGAAGACATCGCAGAGCCACGCGAAGGTGGCGCGGTCTGTCACGACGCGCGCGAAGCCGGCGAGCTGCGTGCCGTGCAGCGCCGTGAAGTTCAGCGAGTTGTCGAGCGCGCGCTCGAAGATGTCGCGCGAGATGCCCTGCGACCAGTACGCCTCCTCATGCGGATAGCGGTAGACCGCGTCGCGGTCGAGGCGTGCGGGATCGGTCGACACGGTGTACTGGTCCATGCGCGAGAGCGTACCTAGACTCAAGAGGTGCTCGCGACGATCCGCACGAGTCGGCTGGCCCAGGCCACGGCCGCGCTCGTACTCGTCGCCGCGAGCGCTCTCGGTTGGTGGACGATCTCGCCGCTCTTCTTGACGACGACGCTGCAGGAGGAGCTGCCACGCGCGACTGCGGCGTTGCCCACATCGGCTGGAGCGGCCACCTCGCCCGCGGCGGCAACGACCGCTGTGACAAGAGCGGCGGCCGGTCCGAGGATCCTGCGAATGGGTCAGCTTCAGCGCGTCGACGATCTCCACCGAGGCACGGGCCCAGTGTCGCTCATCGAGCTCGATGGCAAGACCTATCTGCGCTTCGAGGACGTCGCCATCCAGAACGGACCCGACCTGCACGTGTATCTCGCGCGCGGGATCGGCGGCGTGTATGACGGGAGTCGCGACCTCTACCTCGGTGCGCTAAAGGCGACGAACGGCTCGTTCAGCTATGAGCTGCCGGCCGGCACGCCCCTCGCCGATTACAAGTCGGTGGTCGTGTGGTGCCGCGCATTCACGGTCCTCTTCACTTGGGCCGACCTCCGCTAGCGCGCGCCGAGGTGGCGAAGGAGATCCGGGCTCAGGTCGCCCGTGCCGATCTCCTCGACCGGCCCGCGCATCCGGATCTCACCGTCCGCGGCGATGCCGATCCGCAGCTGACCACCGGGCATCGTCACCGTGACGTCGCGATCGACTAGGCCCTTCCGATCGCAGGCGGCGACGACCGCGCAGCTCGACGAGCCGGATGCGAGGGTGTAGCCCGCGCCGCGCTCCCAGATGAGGATCCGCACCTCGCTGCGCGAGACGACCTGCGCGAACTGGACATTGGTCCGGTTCGGGAACGCGGGATGGTTCTCGATCTTCGGACCGAGCGCGTGGATATCGATGTTCGAGAGATCCGGAACGACGATGACGCAGTGCGGGTTCCCCATCGACACCAAGGTCACGTCGAAGCGCCGGCCAGCGACTTCGATGGACTCGAGCGGGTCGAACCGAGCCTTGCCCATGTCGACGGTGATCTGCGCGACCCGTCCGTTCTCGTGCTCGAGGACGCACGTGACACGGCCGCCGCGCGTGTGCAGCGTGAATCGGTCCTTGTCGGTGTAACCGTGCTCGCGCAGGAACTTCGCGAAGATGCGCACGCCGTTCCCGCTTTTCTCCGCTTCGCTGCCATCCGGGTTGAGGATGCGCAGGCCGAAGTCCGCTCCCTCGCCCGGCGATACGAGCAGGATCCCATCTGAGCCGACGCCGCGGTGGCGATCGCAGATGAGCCGAACAGCCTCCGGCGTGACCGCGAACGGCACGTTCGCGGGATCGATCACGATGTAGTCGTTGCCGAGGCCGTGTGACTTCACGTAGTGAGCCATCGCGCTCATCATCGCCGCTCGAGGTCTTCCTCGTCGCGCTGCGGCTCGGGCTCACGTCGTTCGGTGGACCGATCGCGCATCTGGGGTACTTCCGTAGCGAATACGTCGTGCGCCGGCACTGGATCGACGAGACGACCTACGCGGATCTCGTCGCGCTGTGCCAGTCGCTTCCCGGTCCGACGAGCAGCGAGGTCGGCATCGCGATCGGCCTCATGCGCGCGGGACCGCTCGGCGCGTTCCTTGCGTGGCTCGGCTTCACGCTCCCGTCGGCCACCCTCATGGCGGTCTTCGCGTACACCATCGATCGACTGGGCGGCGCGCTCATGCCGGTCGTGCGCGCACTTGAGCTTGTCGCGATCGTCGTCGTCGCGGTCGCCGTGTGGCGAATGGCGCGTGCGCTCGCGTGGGACGCGCGCCGCGGAGCGATCGCCCTCGCCGCGACCGCGCTGGCCCTGGCCTGGCATGACCAGTACGCGCAAGTCGCGATCATCCTTCTCGCGGGACTGGCGGGGTGGGTCCTGCTTCCGGCCGCCGCGGTCCTCACTCGGGGCATGCGAACCGTCCCGATCGGTCGCCGCGTCGCGGTGGTATGCGGCACGCTCTACCTGACATTGCTCCTTGCGTTTCCGCTCGCTCGGGTCACGGTGCAGAGCGGCGAGATCGCATTGTTCGATTCCTTCTATCGCTCCGGTGCCTTCGTGTTCGGTGGCGGTCATGTGGTGCTGCCGCTCCTGCGGAATGAGGTC is a window of Candidatus Limnocylindria bacterium DNA encoding:
- a CDS encoding DM13 domain-containing protein — its product is MLATIRTSRLAQATAALVLVAASALGWWTISPLFLTTTLQEELPRATAALPTSAGAATSPAAATTAVTRAAAGPRILRMGQLQRVDDLHRGTGPVSLIELDGKTYLRFEDVAIQNGPDLHVYLARGIGGVYDGSRDLYLGALKATNGSFSYELPAGTPLADYKSVVVWCRAFTVLFTWADLR
- a CDS encoding ATP phosphoribosyltransferase regulatory subunit, whose product is MGSPFREPVLAPPRGFRDILPTEARELRAIERALSETFTSHGYVPIEPPMVEHVTADSAAERRRSMQFLDRDGSLVALRPDITTAVARLVAQRYRDAAGALRLSYFAPVFREEPAMLGAERQHDQAGVELVGPSGPLADAEVLALLAESLARCGLKGATIEVGHVGVVRRAFAELSDDDSASIMEALRAGDHVGAFRRAADAGMRDGARASARKALAARGSDIESVDIEGVDELREVIHLARDLFAGEPLWGIPNLSLVPELPYYTGVVFEALHPKSGFPIATGGRYDLLLGAFGTPRRATGFAINVPRLHLALFESGWRPDRERTLVALRPAGPRETAQLAASLRARGLVVAIGAVAERAGLEIVESTVVDRDRVRLPDGRVVTADQLAQELA
- the dapF gene encoding diaminopimelate epimerase, which encodes MAHYVKSHGLGNDYIVIDPANVPFAVTPEAVRLICDRHRGVGSDGILLVSPGEGADFGLRILNPDGSEAEKSGNGVRIFAKFLREHGYTDKDRFTLHTRGGRVTCVLEHENGRVAQITVDMGKARFDPLESIEVAGRRFDVTLVSMGNPHCVIVVPDLSNIDIHALGPKIENHPAFPNRTNVQFAQVVSRSEVRILIWERGAGYTLASGSSSCAVVAACDRKGLVDRDVTVTMPGGQLRIGIAADGEIRMRGPVEEIGTGDLSPDLLRHLGAR
- a CDS encoding GNAT family N-acetyltransferase; the encoded protein is MDQYTVSTDPARLDRDAVYRYPHEEAYWSQGISRDIFERALDNSLNFTALHGTQLAGFARVVTDRATFAWLCDVFVLPEHRGRGVSRRLMEAVMAHPDLASFRNFLLATRDAHGLYAKFGFTPLAEPQRWMAIRRPYRTP
- the hisG gene encoding ATP phosphoribosyltransferase, whose translation is MTPLRFALAQGVLLADALTALRAVGLDVSRLGEDRRLLVPSGNVEYVLARPSDIATYVERGAADLGIVGKDVLMESAARVLELVDLRFGACRFVVAAPRDALERSLDDYRHLGSLEVATKYPRVAEEHFRRRGIQVEIVRVAGSAELAPQVGLADWIVDLVATGATLAANDLAVVEEIATSTARLIANPSAYQLRRREIAPLAERLASWAAAR
- the chrA gene encoding chromate efflux transporter — protein: MTSRSEPSRSSSPLEVFLVALRLGLTSFGGPIAHLGYFRSEYVVRRHWIDETTYADLVALCQSLPGPTSSEVGIAIGLMRAGPLGAFLAWLGFTLPSATLMAVFAYTIDRLGGALMPVVRALELVAIVVVAVAVWRMARALAWDARRGAIALAATALALAWHDQYAQVAIILLAGLAGWVLLPAAAVLTRGMRTVPIGRRVAVVCGTLYLTLLLAFPLARVTVQSGEIALFDSFYRSGAFVFGGGHVVLPLLRNEVVPSGWVTEDAFLAGYGAAQAVPGPLFTFAAYLGAVIAPGPSSGDLFAVWPRSGITGATIALIAIFLPAFLVVFAALPSWGALRSRAWAQSALSGVNASVVGLLFAALIGLAMSAIASLQ